One stretch of Bordetella avium DNA includes these proteins:
- a CDS encoding imelysin family protein, with translation MRKLLQGMLLVAAVVAGGAQAAVEPKAVVKTYSDIAAAGYQDALTSAKTLQQAIGALIAQPSEATLKAAREAWIVARAPYQQTEVFRFGNPVVDDWEGRVNAWPLDEGLIDYVDAGYGTESDDNAFYAVNVIANSKISVGGKTIDAGKLTPELLAEVLHEADGNEANVATGYHAIEFLLWGQDLNGTGPAPKDRKGTPQERHAGNRPHTDFDPKHCTGGNCERRVAYLKVVTQLLVDDLKEMAGQWQDDGDARKVVQEDPKAGLVAMLTGMGSLSYGELAGERMKLGLMLHDPEEEHDCFSDNTHNSHYYNQIGIRNVYLGAYTRPDGKQVSGASLSDLVKEKDPKLDTEVRAKLNATVAAMQAMRDRAEKVETYDQMIAEGNKEGNAIVQAAIDRLIDQTRSFERVIALLDLSDVTIEGSDSLDKPVFK, from the coding sequence ATGCGCAAGTTGCTGCAAGGCATGTTGCTGGTGGCTGCCGTGGTTGCGGGAGGGGCCCAGGCCGCTGTCGAGCCCAAGGCCGTGGTGAAAACCTATTCGGATATCGCGGCGGCGGGTTATCAGGATGCGCTTACGAGCGCCAAGACGCTGCAGCAAGCCATCGGCGCCTTGATCGCCCAGCCGAGCGAGGCCACCCTTAAGGCCGCCCGAGAGGCCTGGATCGTCGCCCGCGCGCCCTATCAGCAGACCGAAGTGTTTCGTTTTGGCAATCCCGTCGTCGATGACTGGGAAGGCCGCGTGAACGCCTGGCCTCTGGACGAGGGTTTGATCGACTATGTCGATGCCGGCTACGGCACTGAAAGCGATGACAATGCTTTCTATGCTGTCAATGTGATTGCCAACTCGAAGATTTCGGTCGGCGGCAAGACCATCGACGCAGGTAAGCTCACGCCAGAACTGCTCGCTGAGGTGTTACACGAGGCAGACGGCAATGAGGCCAATGTCGCCACCGGCTATCACGCCATCGAATTCTTGCTCTGGGGCCAGGACCTGAACGGCACCGGGCCAGCGCCGAAAGACCGCAAGGGCACGCCGCAAGAACGCCATGCTGGCAACCGTCCGCATACGGACTTCGATCCCAAGCATTGCACGGGTGGCAATTGCGAGCGCCGCGTGGCGTATCTCAAGGTCGTGACGCAGCTGCTGGTCGATGATCTGAAGGAAATGGCCGGGCAATGGCAGGATGATGGCGACGCTCGCAAGGTCGTGCAGGAAGATCCGAAAGCCGGCCTGGTGGCCATGCTGACAGGCATGGGCAGCCTGTCCTATGGCGAGTTGGCCGGTGAGCGCATGAAGCTCGGGCTCATGCTCCATGATCCCGAAGAAGAGCATGATTGCTTCTCCGACAATACTCATAATTCGCACTATTACAACCAGATCGGCATTCGCAATGTCTATCTGGGCGCCTACACCCGCCCTGACGGCAAGCAGGTGAGCGGCGCCAGCCTCTCGGATCTGGTCAAGGAAAAAGACCCCAAGCTCGACACTGAGGTGCGCGCCAAGCTGAATGCCACCGTGGCGGCCATGCAGGCCATGCGCGACCGCGCCGAAAAGGTCGAAACCTACGATCAGATGATTGCCGAGGGCAACAAGGAAGGGAATGCGATCGTGCAGGCGGCGATCGACCGCCTGATCGACCAGACGCGCAGTTTCGAGCGCGTCATCGCCCTGCTTGATCTGAGCGATGTCACGATCGAGGGTTCGGACAGTCTCGACAAGCCCGTATTCAAGTGA
- a CDS encoding antibiotic biosynthesis monooxygenase — protein MSAAPVTMLISRRIAPERYGDFLAWIRQGNILAAGFPGFLGCGVLQPPEGGDLYQIVLRFTDEANLKRWENSLPRRMWLERGASLVRESAIHRVSGIESWFGERKITPPRWKQAISTWIAYFPMLLLFSTLLNEQLSALPLFWRVLVTTASMTPVLSFVCIPVITRLLHRWLHATPAARRQAGQGAVQ, from the coding sequence ATGTCCGCCGCCCCTGTCACGATGTTGATCTCCCGCCGGATTGCTCCGGAGCGCTATGGTGATTTTCTGGCCTGGATACGCCAGGGCAATATTCTCGCCGCCGGGTTTCCCGGTTTTCTCGGCTGCGGCGTGTTGCAGCCGCCCGAGGGCGGCGATCTTTATCAGATCGTGTTGCGTTTCACTGATGAGGCCAACCTCAAGCGTTGGGAGAATTCGCTGCCGCGCCGGATGTGGCTCGAGCGCGGCGCCTCCTTGGTGCGCGAGAGCGCGATTCATCGTGTCAGCGGCATCGAAAGCTGGTTCGGCGAGCGCAAGATCACGCCGCCGCGCTGGAAACAGGCCATCAGTACCTGGATCGCGTATTTTCCGATGCTGTTGCTGTTCTCGACCTTGCTTAACGAGCAATTGAGCGCCTTGCCGCTGTTCTGGCGTGTGCTCGTGACCACCGCCAGCATGACGCCGGTGCTGTCTTTTGTTTGCATTCCGGTGATCACGCGTCTCTTGCACCGCTGGTTGCATGCGACGCCGGCGGCGCGGCGCCAGGCCGGACAAGGCGCCGTGCAGTGA
- a CDS encoding GntR family transcriptional regulator, with protein sequence MTGTGPRSRADAVYEAVKQDILDYRLAPGDRFTETEIADRLCVSRTPVREALFRLQREGYLDVRHRNGWLVRPLDFDTLDHVYDLRLVLEQAAVQRLCAGNGEAAAPLRQLAAIWLIPQTQRLAEGEPLARLDEAFHMMLVAAAGNPEMARIHREASERIRVVRRLDFTQADRIVKTYEEHGLILQAILARDSSQAVALLQAHIAASQAEVRKITLHRLYSARHAEAKSLGDPGHAELA encoded by the coding sequence GTGACAGGCACCGGGCCACGCTCTCGCGCCGACGCGGTCTATGAGGCAGTCAAACAGGACATCCTGGACTACCGCCTGGCTCCCGGCGATCGCTTCACCGAAACCGAGATCGCCGACCGGCTGTGCGTGAGTCGCACACCGGTGCGCGAAGCGCTGTTCCGGCTGCAACGCGAGGGATATCTGGACGTGCGCCATCGCAACGGCTGGCTGGTGCGGCCGCTGGACTTCGACACGCTGGATCATGTTTACGATTTGCGTCTGGTGCTGGAGCAGGCAGCCGTCCAAAGGCTATGCGCGGGCAATGGCGAGGCAGCGGCCCCTCTGCGGCAACTGGCCGCCATCTGGCTGATTCCGCAAACGCAGCGGCTCGCCGAAGGCGAGCCGCTCGCCCGCCTGGACGAGGCGTTTCATATGATGCTCGTAGCGGCTGCCGGCAACCCCGAGATGGCCCGTATCCATCGCGAAGCCAGCGAACGCATCCGCGTCGTGCGCCGCCTGGATTTCACTCAGGCAGACCGCATCGTCAAAACCTACGAAGAACATGGTTTGATTCTGCAGGCCATCCTGGCCAGAGACAGTAGCCAGGCGGTAGCCCTGCTCCAAGCGCATATTGCAGCCAGCCAGGCCGAAGTACGAAAAATCACCTTGCATCGTCTGTACTCGGCCCGTCACGCCGAAGCAAAAAGCCTAGGCGATCCGGGCCACGCCGAGCTGGCCTAG
- a CDS encoding ABC transporter permease, translating to MNTPSIAKRDFGRWLPLIGPLVLFVVWDLTVRLALVSPVLLPTPVATITALLQGMAGGPLLGDFAASVSRTLQAFVLAAVIGVPLGVLLGSNERLYRSVEFLIDFFRSTPSSALIPLFLMIFGVTDMNKVAIAAFAALLVILFNSAYGVINARKQRVMAARVMGASRWRIFKDVLLWESLQYTFVGLRGGISMALVIVIVAEMFIGAENGLGNRIINAQQVLNVRDMYAAILAAGALGYALNILFLVIEKSIVHWSGR from the coding sequence ATGAACACGCCTTCCATCGCCAAACGGGATTTCGGCCGCTGGCTGCCCCTGATCGGCCCCCTGGTGTTATTCGTGGTCTGGGATCTGACCGTACGCCTGGCCCTGGTCAGCCCGGTATTGCTGCCCACTCCCGTGGCGACCATCACGGCGCTCTTGCAAGGCATGGCGGGCGGTCCGCTGTTGGGCGATTTCGCCGCCTCGGTGAGTCGCACCCTGCAAGCCTTTGTCCTCGCGGCCGTGATCGGCGTGCCGCTGGGGGTATTGCTCGGCAGCAATGAAAGGCTTTACCGCAGCGTGGAATTTCTCATCGACTTTTTCCGCTCGACGCCCTCGTCCGCCCTGATCCCGCTGTTTCTGATGATCTTTGGCGTCACCGACATGAACAAGGTCGCCATCGCCGCCTTCGCCGCCTTGCTCGTCATCCTGTTCAACAGCGCCTATGGCGTGATCAACGCACGTAAACAGCGGGTCATGGCCGCCCGGGTCATGGGCGCCTCGCGCTGGCGCATTTTCAAGGATGTGCTGCTCTGGGAAAGCCTGCAATACACCTTTGTAGGCCTGCGCGGCGGGATCTCCATGGCTTTAGTGATCGTGATCGTGGCCGAGATGTTCATCGGCGCCGAAAACGGGCTGGGCAACCGCATCATCAACGCCCAGCAAGTCCTGAATGTGCGCGACATGTATGCCGCCATTCTCGCGGCCGGCGCGCTGGGCTATGCCCTGAACATTCTGTTCCTCGTCATCGAAAAAAGCATTGTGCACTGGAGTGGCCGATGA
- a CDS encoding AtzE family amidohydrolase gives MSSLLDIAGQIRSGQRSAADVLEDCLARVRADSSNAFTAITEARARREAASIDARRASGEPLPPLAGVPYAVKNLFDVAGLVTLAGGHVNAGNAPAQHDGPLIARLQAAGAVLVGTLNMDEHAYGFTTENSHYGACRNPHDTQRIAGGSSGGSAAAVAAGLVPLTLGSDTNGSIRVPASLCGIFGLKPTYGRLPRSGSFPFVYSLDHLGPLASSAQDLAAAYDVLQGPWHEDPVCAQRAPEAVFPLGTPRPLRVGILGGYFHDWSGPQARRSVAMAAEVLGARDVVELPDVEAARAAAFIITGAEGGALHQKRLIDHYAHYEPYSRDRLVAGSLIPATWVTQAQGVRRRFQQAVLPLFERFDVLISAATPVPATMIGTETLTLNGQSLPARASMGLLTQPISCIGLPAAVAPLWQGEGSSAHLPLGVQLIAPPWREDLCLAAAQALEVAGLAVCRRPKT, from the coding sequence ATGAGCAGTCTCCTCGACATCGCCGGGCAGATCCGCTCGGGCCAGCGCAGCGCCGCCGACGTACTGGAAGACTGTCTGGCTCGCGTGCGTGCCGACAGCAGCAATGCCTTCACCGCCATCACCGAGGCGCGCGCGCGCCGCGAAGCGGCCAGCATCGACGCCCGGCGGGCCAGCGGCGAGCCGCTGCCGCCGCTGGCCGGTGTGCCCTATGCCGTCAAAAATCTGTTCGACGTGGCAGGGCTTGTCACACTGGCGGGGGGCCATGTCAATGCGGGCAATGCCCCCGCGCAGCACGACGGCCCCTTGATCGCCCGGCTGCAAGCGGCCGGCGCCGTGCTGGTCGGCACGCTCAATATGGACGAACACGCCTACGGCTTCACGACCGAAAACAGCCATTACGGCGCCTGCCGCAATCCTCACGATACGCAACGCATTGCGGGCGGTTCTTCAGGCGGCAGCGCCGCGGCTGTCGCGGCCGGCCTGGTTCCGCTGACATTGGGCTCGGACACCAATGGGTCGATCCGGGTGCCCGCGTCGCTGTGCGGGATATTCGGCCTCAAGCCGACCTATGGGCGCCTGCCGCGCTCAGGCAGTTTTCCCTTCGTGTACAGCCTGGACCATCTCGGCCCCCTCGCCAGCTCGGCTCAGGACCTGGCCGCCGCCTATGACGTTTTGCAAGGTCCCTGGCACGAAGATCCCGTCTGCGCCCAGCGTGCGCCCGAAGCCGTGTTTCCCCTGGGCACACCCCGCCCCTTGCGTGTCGGCATCCTGGGCGGTTACTTCCATGACTGGTCCGGCCCGCAGGCGCGGCGTTCGGTGGCGATGGCGGCCGAGGTCTTGGGCGCGCGCGACGTGGTCGAACTGCCGGATGTCGAGGCTGCCCGCGCCGCCGCCTTCATCATCACAGGCGCCGAAGGCGGCGCGCTGCACCAAAAGCGCCTGATCGACCATTACGCGCATTACGAACCCTATTCCCGCGACCGCCTGGTCGCAGGCAGCCTGATTCCCGCTACCTGGGTCACGCAGGCGCAAGGCGTGCGGCGCCGCTTCCAGCAAGCCGTGCTGCCGCTGTTCGAGCGTTTTGATGTGCTGATCAGCGCGGCCACACCCGTACCGGCCACAATGATCGGCACGGAAACCCTCACACTGAACGGGCAGTCGCTGCCGGCCCGCGCCAGCATGGGTTTGTTGACGCAGCCCATCTCCTGCATCGGCCTCCCGGCAGCCGTCGCGCCGCTCTGGCAGGGCGAGGGCAGCTCGGCCCATCTGCCCCTGGGCGTGCAGTTGATCGCGCCGCCCTGGCGTGAAGACCTGTGCCTGGCCGCGGCGCAGGCACTGGAAGTCGCCGGGCTGGCAGTCTGCCGGAGGCCGAAAACGTGA
- a CDS encoding DUF4089 domain-containing protein has translation MDTIERYVRSALILQGYELPETAIQEVAAQFERIAAIAATFTGEALSAEPAPVFRA, from the coding sequence ATGGACACCATCGAACGCTACGTCCGCAGCGCATTGATTCTGCAAGGCTATGAGCTGCCGGAAACGGCAATCCAGGAGGTGGCGGCACAGTTCGAGCGCATCGCAGCCATTGCCGCCACTTTCACCGGCGAGGCATTGAGCGCCGAGCCCGCTCCGGTGTTCCGCGCATGA
- a CDS encoding NADPH-dependent FMN reductase codes for MTTHNIAVFVGSLRKASLNLRLAQALEKLLPSHLKFHYADLDLPLYNQDLESELPASVARVKQLIKDADGVLFVSPEHNRSIPAALKNAIDWGTRPPGQNVWIGKPAGVIGTSPGSTGTAMAQQHLRNVLAAEGINVLTTPEVFLQMKEGLIDEHYQITNEDTRKFLQAWVDRYVSWVERFAS; via the coding sequence ATGACGACCCACAACATTGCGGTATTTGTCGGCAGCCTTCGCAAGGCCTCATTGAATCTGCGTTTGGCCCAGGCCCTGGAAAAATTGCTTCCCTCGCATTTGAAGTTTCACTACGCGGATCTGGACCTGCCTCTGTATAACCAGGATCTCGAAAGCGAGCTGCCCGCCAGCGTGGCCAGGGTCAAACAACTGATCAAGGACGCCGACGGCGTGCTCTTCGTTTCCCCCGAGCACAACCGCTCCATCCCTGCCGCCCTGAAAAATGCCATTGACTGGGGCACCCGGCCGCCAGGTCAAAACGTCTGGATCGGCAAACCCGCTGGCGTGATCGGCACCTCGCCCGGTTCGACAGGTACCGCTATGGCTCAACAGCATTTGCGTAATGTTCTGGCCGCCGAGGGCATCAATGTGCTGACCACGCCCGAGGTTTTTCTGCAAATGAAGGAAGGCCTGATCGATGAGCACTACCAGATCACCAACGAAGACACCCGAAAATTCCTGCAAGCTTGGGTGGATCGCTATGTCAGCTGGGTTGAGCGCTTTGCCAGCTGA
- the mutS gene encoding DNA mismatch repair protein MutS codes for MSTVDSSSHTPMMQQYLRLKAEAGPLLLFYRMGDFYEMFYEDAEKAARLLNVTLTKRGTSNGAPIPMAGVPVHAMEQYLARLVALGESVAICEQIGDPAAAKGPVERRIVRIVTPGTLTDDALLPAKADRALAAVCLSGKRDPRAGIAWLNLASGEFHVTECAPAQLDSELHRIGPAELVYADSTELDITYSGARSRVPDWHFEADGARSHLLTHFQTDSLAGFDIEDMPVAVCAAGALLRYAARTQSQALAHVQTISAERAGMYVLMDPVTRRNLELTQTLSGEEAPTLFSLLDDCRTPMGSRLLRRWLHHPLRENAPVAARQQAIATLLSARLDMAQTFGAAGLLETLRSALGLFPDIERIAARLALRSVRPRELASLRDALATLPQLQTLVAPLSASPRLAELATQLTLDPAIADLLGRAIAQEPALAIRDGGVIASGFDADLDELRLLAADSGEFLVQLEARERERTGISNLRVEFNRVHGFYIEVSKGQTDKVPEDYRRRQTLKNAERYITPELKSWEDKVLSAQDRALAREKWLFEQVLDALSAYVRPLSDAAAALAELDALGSLAEHARRHEWVAPDLLESAEIDIDAGRHPVVEHAIERFTPNHCRLDTTRRMLLITGPNMGGKSTYMRQVALIALLARTGSFVPARRARVGKIDRIFTRIGAADDLAGGRSTFMMEMTEAAAILAASTSNSLVLMDEIGRGTSTYDGLALAWAIAQRLITHNRALTLFATHYFELTRLPSEQATAANVHLAAAESAGGIVFLHEVREGPASRSYGIQVAQRAGIPAAVIRHATRELERLEAQGAPTPQLGLFAAALDAEAQTQAQADHDAENAALLALHEALSGIDPDSLTPREALEALYRLKALQ; via the coding sequence ATGAGTACAGTTGATTCGTCTTCGCACACCCCCATGATGCAGCAATACCTCCGGCTCAAAGCCGAGGCAGGTCCCTTGCTGCTGTTTTATCGCATGGGAGACTTCTATGAGATGTTCTACGAAGACGCCGAGAAAGCGGCGCGCCTGCTGAATGTCACGCTGACCAAGCGCGGCACCTCCAACGGCGCTCCCATTCCGATGGCTGGCGTGCCGGTCCACGCCATGGAGCAATACCTCGCCCGCCTCGTCGCACTGGGCGAATCGGTGGCCATCTGCGAACAGATCGGCGATCCGGCCGCCGCCAAAGGCCCGGTGGAGCGCCGTATCGTACGCATCGTCACGCCCGGCACGCTGACCGACGATGCGCTGCTGCCGGCCAAGGCAGACCGTGCGCTGGCGGCTGTCTGCCTGTCCGGCAAGCGCGATCCGCGCGCCGGCATCGCCTGGCTCAATCTGGCCAGCGGCGAATTCCATGTCACGGAATGCGCTCCCGCCCAACTGGACTCCGAACTGCATCGCATCGGCCCCGCCGAACTCGTTTATGCAGACAGCACCGAACTCGACATCACCTACTCCGGCGCACGTTCGCGGGTGCCGGATTGGCACTTCGAGGCGGATGGCGCGCGCTCGCATCTACTGACGCACTTCCAGACCGATTCGCTGGCCGGCTTTGACATTGAAGACATGCCCGTCGCCGTGTGCGCGGCGGGCGCCTTGCTGCGCTATGCCGCCCGAACGCAATCCCAGGCACTGGCCCATGTGCAGACCATTAGCGCCGAGCGCGCCGGCATGTATGTCCTGATGGACCCCGTCACCCGGCGCAATCTGGAACTGACGCAGACATTATCCGGCGAAGAGGCCCCCACGCTATTTTCCTTGCTGGATGACTGCCGCACGCCCATGGGCAGCCGCCTGCTGCGCCGTTGGCTGCATCACCCCCTACGCGAGAATGCGCCGGTCGCGGCGCGTCAGCAGGCCATCGCCACGCTGCTCTCGGCGCGGCTGGACATGGCGCAAACTTTCGGCGCAGCCGGTCTGCTGGAAACCTTGCGATCGGCACTCGGCCTGTTCCCGGATATCGAACGCATCGCCGCGCGGCTGGCCCTGCGTTCCGTGCGTCCGCGAGAACTCGCCAGCCTGCGCGATGCGCTGGCCACGCTGCCCCAGCTACAGACGCTGGTCGCGCCTTTGAGCGCTTCGCCACGCCTGGCCGAGCTGGCCACGCAACTTACCCTGGACCCGGCCATCGCAGACCTGCTCGGCCGCGCCATTGCCCAGGAGCCGGCGCTGGCCATCCGCGACGGCGGTGTCATCGCCAGCGGTTTTGATGCAGACCTCGACGAATTGCGGCTACTGGCCGCTGACAGCGGCGAGTTTCTGGTGCAGCTCGAAGCACGAGAACGCGAGCGCACGGGCATTTCCAATCTGCGCGTTGAATTCAACCGCGTGCATGGGTTTTATATCGAAGTCAGCAAGGGTCAGACAGACAAGGTGCCTGAGGACTACCGCCGCCGTCAGACCCTGAAAAACGCCGAACGCTACATCACACCCGAACTCAAGAGCTGGGAGGACAAGGTGCTGTCGGCCCAGGACCGTGCGCTGGCCCGCGAGAAGTGGCTGTTCGAACAGGTGCTGGACGCACTGTCTGCCTATGTGCGCCCGCTCTCCGACGCCGCTGCGGCACTGGCCGAACTCGACGCGCTGGGCAGCCTCGCCGAACACGCACGCCGCCACGAATGGGTGGCCCCGGATCTGCTCGAAAGCGCCGAGATCGATATCGACGCGGGTCGTCATCCGGTTGTCGAACACGCCATCGAACGCTTCACGCCGAACCACTGCCGGCTCGACACCACCCGCCGCATGTTGTTGATCACGGGCCCGAATATGGGCGGTAAATCGACCTATATGCGTCAAGTCGCCTTGATTGCGCTACTGGCGCGCACCGGCAGCTTCGTGCCGGCCCGCCGCGCCCGAGTGGGAAAAATCGACCGCATTTTCACCCGCATCGGCGCGGCGGATGACCTGGCTGGCGGCCGCTCCACCTTCATGATGGAAATGACCGAAGCCGCTGCGATTCTGGCCGCGAGCACAAGCAACAGCCTCGTTCTGATGGATGAAATCGGCCGAGGCACCTCGACCTACGATGGCCTGGCGCTGGCCTGGGCCATCGCGCAACGCCTGATTACGCATAACCGCGCGCTTACCCTGTTCGCCACGCACTACTTTGAACTGACTCGCCTGCCCTCCGAACAAGCCACCGCCGCTAACGTGCACCTGGCCGCGGCCGAATCGGCAGGCGGCATCGTCTTTCTGCATGAGGTGCGCGAAGGCCCCGCCAGCCGCAGCTACGGTATCCAGGTGGCCCAACGCGCCGGCATTCCGGCAGCGGTCATCCGCCACGCCACGCGTGAACTCGAACGCCTTGAAGCCCAGGGGGCGCCCACGCCTCAACTCGGGCTGTTCGCCGCCGCACTGGATGCCGAGGCCCAGACTCAGGCTCAGGCCGACCACGACGCAGAAA
- the hpxZ gene encoding oxalurate catabolism protein HpxZ, translating to MSTVINLPHVLAEVHLAFSRYEAALVSNDIAVLDELFWNSPHTLRYGATENLYGYDEIKAFRAQRPAAGLSREVLRTQVTSYGEDYATTHIEFRRAGDPRIGRQSQTWLRTPEGWRVVAAHVSLMA from the coding sequence ATGTCAACCGTCATCAACCTGCCCCATGTCCTGGCTGAAGTGCATCTCGCCTTTTCCCGCTACGAGGCCGCTCTGGTCAGCAACGACATTGCCGTCCTGGACGAATTGTTCTGGAACAGTCCTCATACCCTGCGCTACGGCGCGACCGAGAATCTCTATGGTTACGACGAGATCAAAGCCTTTCGCGCGCAGCGGCCCGCCGCCGGCTTATCGCGTGAGGTCTTGCGCACTCAAGTCACCAGTTACGGAGAGGATTACGCCACCACCCATATCGAATTCCGCCGGGCGGGCGATCCCCGTATCGGCCGCCAAAGCCAGACCTGGCTGCGCACCCCCGAAGGCTGGCGCGTGGTGGCGGCGCACGTGAGCCTGATGGCCTGA
- a CDS encoding ABC transporter ATP-binding protein, with protein sequence MSTVINPVIWPEPPAAPFVPGPAGTHITIRGLTKYFAGAPLYENFDLNIPKGKIVSVFGPNGCGKSTLINMIAGLIPIDRGEILFDGKSLAQTKIGYVFQNYREALFPWLRTIDNIAYPLRLEGRSKTEVQRRVEELVASFDVKFDLNRYPYELSGGQQQTASIMRALAPGPEVLFLDEPFSALDFEMTLFIREKLQEVYMQTGTTMLLVSHDLEEAVYLADEILLLTKRPTQVADILRYEDPRPRTVETLSEPSFIAAKKLSLEIFQREVRK encoded by the coding sequence ATGAGCACCGTCATTAATCCCGTCATCTGGCCGGAACCCCCGGCCGCGCCCTTCGTACCGGGACCGGCCGGCACCCACATCACCATCCGGGGGCTGACCAAATACTTTGCCGGCGCGCCGCTCTACGAGAACTTCGACCTGAACATCCCCAAGGGCAAGATCGTATCGGTTTTCGGCCCCAACGGCTGCGGCAAGTCCACCCTGATCAATATGATCGCCGGCCTGATTCCGATCGATCGGGGCGAGATTCTGTTCGATGGCAAGTCGCTGGCGCAAACCAAGATCGGCTACGTGTTTCAGAACTATCGGGAAGCGCTGTTTCCCTGGTTGCGCACCATTGACAACATCGCCTATCCCTTAAGGCTAGAAGGACGCAGCAAAACCGAGGTGCAGCGCCGGGTCGAAGAACTCGTCGCCTCCTTCGACGTCAAGTTCGATCTCAACCGCTACCCCTACGAGCTGTCGGGCGGGCAACAGCAGACGGCATCGATCATGCGCGCGCTGGCCCCCGGTCCCGAAGTGCTGTTCCTGGATGAACCTTTCTCGGCGCTGGATTTCGAGATGACCCTCTTCATCCGCGAAAAATTGCAGGAGGTCTACATGCAGACCGGCACCACCATGTTGCTGGTCTCGCACGATCTGGAAGAGGCGGTCTACCTGGCCGATGAAATTCTGCTGCTGACCAAGCGCCCCACTCAGGTCGCCGACATACTGCGCTATGAGGACCCGCGCCCGCGCACCGTCGAAACCTTGAGCGAACCGTCCTTCATCGCCGCCAAGAAACTCAGCCTCGAAATCTTTCAACGCGAAGTGAGGAAATGA
- a CDS encoding ABC transporter substrate-binding protein, translating to MSQRPSSINVFRRRLLQSAALGAATLGMPALARAQTGPTIRIGYWPVAAGLPFYAAVEKGYFKEAGLNVEAQKFAGAQQVIEAMLAGRSDGSANGIGSANLAIGEIASPGLFKIFASNPSNAKYVLDEFIVAKDSPIRSIADLKGKKVGSGPGIQNSTLARTVLERAGATGATVVELAISQHVAAVAAGQLDACYTLEPTGTVGRANGTTRVLEAGVIAKYVLGDPMAPWFGGSASLTTAFLKKHPDEAKRFIAAYARGIELVRTQPEEARQYLKGYTAIEGAMTQEVPLAAYTLYNEFTPADVQHFQKFFDLFSEKGVFARKLDVDSMLYKG from the coding sequence ATGAGCCAACGACCCTCGTCCATCAATGTTTTCCGCCGCCGCCTGCTGCAATCGGCCGCACTCGGCGCCGCCACGCTAGGCATGCCCGCCCTGGCTCGCGCCCAGACCGGCCCCACCATCCGCATCGGATACTGGCCCGTGGCTGCCGGCCTGCCCTTTTATGCCGCAGTAGAAAAAGGCTATTTCAAGGAGGCTGGCCTGAATGTGGAGGCGCAAAAATTCGCTGGCGCCCAGCAGGTCATCGAAGCCATGCTGGCCGGCCGCTCGGACGGCAGCGCCAACGGCATCGGGTCGGCCAATCTGGCCATCGGCGAAATCGCCTCTCCCGGTCTGTTCAAAATCTTCGCGTCCAATCCCAGTAACGCCAAATACGTGCTGGATGAATTCATCGTCGCCAAGGACAGCCCCATCCGCTCAATTGCCGATCTCAAGGGGAAGAAAGTCGGTTCGGGTCCCGGCATCCAGAACAGCACGCTGGCCCGCACCGTGCTGGAACGCGCCGGCGCCACCGGCGCCACCGTGGTGGAGCTGGCCATCAGCCAGCATGTCGCGGCCGTGGCTGCCGGCCAGCTCGATGCCTGCTACACCCTGGAACCCACCGGCACGGTAGGGCGAGCCAACGGCACCACCCGAGTGCTGGAAGCGGGTGTCATCGCTAAATACGTGCTGGGCGATCCGATGGCCCCCTGGTTCGGCGGCTCGGCCTCGCTCACGACGGCCTTCCTGAAGAAACATCCGGACGAGGCCAAGCGTTTTATCGCCGCCTATGCACGGGGCATCGAGCTGGTGCGCACGCAGCCGGAAGAAGCGCGCCAGTATCTCAAGGGCTACACGGCGATCGAAGGCGCCATGACCCAGGAAGTGCCGCTGGCCGCCTATACCCTGTACAACGAATTCACTCCCGCCGATGTGCAGCATTTCCAGAAGTTCTTCGACCTGTTCTCCGAGAAAGGCGTGTTCGCCCGCAAACTCGATGTCGACAGCATGCTTTACAAGGGTTGA